From the genome of Tachysurus vachellii isolate PV-2020 chromosome 2, HZAU_Pvac_v1, whole genome shotgun sequence, one region includes:
- the c2h10orf88 gene encoding ATPase PAAT, translating to MISSSRDAMVSIHNSWVCTSPTELREILITPQEDLLTTEAGLDHPSSALCEPVCLERAEESSPCVITLLCRPDSGAVISSVQIVSEARTVEVYSLSGDYCGTSRGEEDPRWQQSSGEDKRLFYRSHLVLESPLASCEVKLLSLGGRSVVEIRQVAVGLQSCPGAEFGHGPGTGIDLHRVQAMMKEMGTTLSPGAQNLMEMVQFQQKNKADVLGGFLPLLMSGGGGGVLSCLAKRTSRDVGPDGTQLPPGPQSGTFSAIENSPSDAVAGVQGGNQSPVSPDLLPMLQSVCGQVTQLRLDALISPEKRTNGEREDPVCCGGLEKVLEKVVEKRMQDLENRLKEHMDSRLDALQQRLELTLHQMVLLANTPKPQ from the exons ATGATAAGTTCCAGCAGAGATGCCATGGTGTCTATACACAACTCCTGGGTGTGTACATCTCCTACTGAGCTTAGAGAGATACTCATCACACCACAGGAAGATCTCCTCACCACAGAGGCTGGCCTGGATCATCCTTCTTCTGCCct GTGTGAACCTGTTTGCTTGGAGCGGGCGGAGGAATCATCTCCGTGCGTCATCACCCTGCTGTGTCGACCTGATTCTGGTGCCGTGATCAGCAGCGTTCAGATCGTGAGTGAAGCAAGGACGGTTGAGGTCTACTCGCTCTCTGGTGACTACTGCGGGACGAGCCGTGGTGAGGAAGATCCCAGATGGCAGCAGAGCAG TGGTGAAGACAAAAGACTCTTCTACAGGAGCCACTTGGTGTTGGAATCTCCGCTCGCGTCATGTGAAGTGAAG CTGCTCTCGCTTGGCGGGCGATCGGTTGTGGAAATCCGTCAGGTGGCTGTGGGACTGCAGTCCTGTCCAGGGGCTGAGTTCGGGCACGGCCCGGGCACTGGCATTGACCTTCATCGTGTGCAGGCTATGATGAAGGAGATGGGCACCACGCTGTCACCTGGGGCGCAGAATCTTATGGAGATGGTGCAGTTTCAGCAGAAG AACAAAGCTGACGTCCTTGGTGGCTTCTTGCCACTGCTGAtgagtggtggtggtggtggtgtgttaTCATGCTTGGCCAAACGAACCTCACGAGATGTTGGACCTGATGGAACACAATTACCGCCAGGACCTCAATCTGGAACATTCTCTGCCATCGAGAACAGCCCCTCAGATGCTGTAGCAGGTGTtcagggaggaaaccagagtccCGTCAGCCCTGATCTGCTTCCCATgctgcagagtgtgtgtggtcaggTTACACAACTCCGGCTGGATGCTCTGATCTCACCAGAGAAGAGGACGAATGGTGAACG agaggatcCCGTATGCTGCGGAGGTCTGGAGAAAGTTTTGGAGAAAGTGGTGGAGAAACGAATGCAGGATCTGGAGAACAGGTTGAAGGAGCACATGGACTCGCGCCTGGATGCCCTTCAGCAGCGACTGGAGCTCACGCTACATCAGATGGTGCTCCTTGCTAACACACCCAAACCCCAATAA